Proteins from a single region of Thermococcus sp. CX2:
- a CDS encoding DUF2202 domain-containing protein gives MRNMKLFGVGLLALLVGMTFGAVAAMPSWAGPRMPVQETAPLVDSTLTTYYADLSQEEIDGLLWMREEEKLARDVYLTFYEMYGLPIFYNIAQSEQTHTDTVLALIEKYNLTDPATDEIGVFTNPELQALYDQLVEMGSQSLIDALKVGALIEETDIADLEEWTAKTDNADIIQVYESLKAGSENHLRGFVSVLANYGVTYEPQVVSEDYYKEVISSANSHGFGNPMGDVVRGHGMWESAAQEPVQDTGIIDGIINTFRNTWNWMGGFAHRMGFAI, from the coding sequence ATGAGAAATATGAAGTTGTTTGGAGTTGGGCTCCTCGCCCTGCTGGTTGGAATGACCTTTGGAGCGGTCGCGGCAATGCCGAGCTGGGCCGGTCCAAGGATGCCGGTCCAAGAGACCGCGCCCCTCGTGGACAGCACACTCACCACTTACTACGCTGACCTGAGCCAGGAGGAAATAGACGGCCTACTTTGGATGAGAGAAGAGGAGAAGCTCGCCAGGGACGTCTACCTGACGTTCTATGAGATGTATGGACTGCCAATATTCTACAACATAGCCCAGAGCGAGCAGACGCACACTGACACCGTGCTTGCCCTGATAGAGAAGTACAACCTTACCGACCCGGCCACCGACGAAATAGGCGTCTTCACGAACCCGGAGCTTCAGGCCCTCTACGACCAGCTCGTCGAGATGGGCAGCCAGAGCCTCATCGACGCCCTCAAGGTGGGGGCATTGATAGAGGAGACCGACATAGCTGACCTGGAGGAGTGGACTGCGAAGACCGACAACGCAGACATAATCCAGGTCTACGAGAGCCTCAAGGCAGGTAGCGAGAACCACCTCAGGGGCTTCGTGAGCGTGCTCGCGAACTACGGGGTAACATACGAGCCGCAGGTGGTCAGCGAGGACTACTACAAGGAGGTCATCAGCTCGGCAAACAGCCACGGCTTTGGCAACCCGATGGGCGACGTTGTCAGGGGCCACGGAATGTGGGAAAGCGCCGCGCAGGAGCCGGTTCAGGATACTGGAATAATTGACGGCATCATCAACACCTTCAGGAACACTTGGAACTGGATGGGGGGCTTTGCCCACAGGATGGGCTTCGCCATCTGA
- a CDS encoding SLC13 family permease, which yields MRLKLKKILIEEWLFSLSVSGLVLTSFVAQRIPHYSTDDFQVVFTLFVFLVIVNGLQRENVLRFLAANFQGNWGAVKLVAITGILSIFVTNDVALITMVPLTLAIDFEDAALVVILETLMANAVSALTPFGNPQNLFIYYHYNVSPADFVHTILPFVLVTSLVILLLSLRVRATPEVEFPGKPSREGWIYVGMFFLFIAAVLKIVPLWVGVIVLGYALLFDRRSLRVDYFLLGTFLAFFGFTDNVSHLLRFELESSHQTFFTAAFLSQIMSNVPSALLIADFTSDWKALLWGVNVGGFGTLIASLANLISYRIYSSHRNKERKYLIRFHLYSFSLFLLGIILYLVIE from the coding sequence ATGCGGCTCAAGCTGAAGAAAATACTCATCGAGGAGTGGTTGTTTTCTCTCTCGGTCTCTGGCCTAGTCCTGACTTCCTTTGTGGCACAGAGAATCCCCCACTACTCCACCGACGACTTTCAGGTTGTCTTCACACTCTTCGTGTTCCTGGTCATTGTCAACGGCCTACAGCGCGAGAACGTCCTCAGGTTCTTGGCGGCCAACTTTCAGGGGAACTGGGGGGCGGTTAAGCTCGTTGCAATAACCGGGATTCTCTCGATTTTTGTCACCAACGATGTCGCCCTAATAACGATGGTTCCACTTACTCTTGCCATAGACTTCGAAGACGCCGCCCTAGTTGTTATTTTGGAGACGCTAATGGCTAACGCCGTCTCAGCTTTGACGCCCTTTGGCAATCCCCAGAACCTCTTTATCTACTACCACTACAACGTTTCACCCGCCGATTTCGTCCACACTATACTCCCCTTCGTCTTGGTGACGTCTCTTGTTATACTCCTCCTGAGTCTTAGGGTGAGGGCCACTCCTGAGGTTGAGTTCCCTGGGAAGCCGTCTCGGGAGGGATGGATATACGTGGGGATGTTTTTCCTGTTCATAGCTGCAGTCTTGAAGATCGTCCCCCTGTGGGTCGGCGTTATAGTTTTGGGCTACGCCCTCCTTTTCGATAGGAGGAGCCTCAGGGTAGATTACTTCCTTCTCGGCACTTTTCTGGCGTTCTTCGGCTTCACGGACAACGTCTCCCACCTTCTGAGATTTGAGCTGGAGTCCTCTCACCAAACATTCTTCACTGCCGCATTCCTCAGTCAGATAATGAGCAACGTCCCCTCAGCACTGCTCATTGCTGACTTCACGTCCGATTGGAAAGCCCTCCTCTGGGGAGTGAATGTCGGTGGATTCGGAACGCTTATCGCTTCACTTGCAAACCTAATCTCCTACCGCATATACTCATCCCACAGAAATAAAGAAAGGAAATATCTGATACGGTTCCATCTCTACAGCTTTTCATTGTTCCTGCTGGGGATCATCCTGTATCTAGTTATTGAATAG
- a CDS encoding cell wall-binding repeat-containing protein, with amino-acid sequence MWKKVIALLFGLMLITTTLAFGRVSAGETSVTVILVSDNEADCALAEYLANLTGAVVITTTWGVYDPNVTAEIMSYAPDEVIIIGGPDAVVDQYVEDLRGLNITVERWWGTNRYETNLAVINNATVKLKIKFENSVIVVPGNDTAGIEVALRKALKVHGIIIFANNSTDITKVMMKIQLRPKNMTIIRSHVMKGVAERVRERLREGAFDNETPFNVTEVEVNVTQEMALKAINMSEERITTAEELLANVTLPEQKEWLAEKMLNLAKKELERAKEAYDEGKYGRAYGQATAAKAHAEFVIRIASKEWNMKVKFDPMRRAEIAIHRLEAQIKVLEKAGIDVSELENLVEQLKAAIENNDVETASALLMKLESTLRELYMSGKPHIKGHRKLPVHGGAP; translated from the coding sequence ATGTGGAAAAAAGTCATCGCGTTGCTCTTCGGTCTGATGCTAATAACGACCACGTTGGCGTTCGGAAGGGTCTCAGCAGGGGAAACTTCAGTAACTGTTATCCTCGTCAGCGACAACGAGGCAGACTGTGCACTGGCCGAGTACTTGGCCAATCTGACAGGTGCGGTTGTTATAACCACTACGTGGGGCGTTTATGACCCGAACGTTACTGCCGAGATAATGAGCTACGCTCCAGATGAGGTCATAATAATTGGCGGCCCCGATGCCGTTGTTGACCAGTACGTCGAGGACCTCAGGGGCCTGAACATCACAGTTGAGCGCTGGTGGGGCACGAACAGGTACGAGACCAACCTGGCCGTTATCAACAACGCCACCGTGAAGCTCAAGATAAAGTTCGAAAACAGCGTCATCGTGGTTCCGGGCAACGACACTGCCGGAATCGAGGTCGCCCTCAGGAAGGCCTTGAAGGTTCACGGGATAATAATCTTCGCCAACAACAGCACCGACATAACTAAGGTTATGATGAAGATACAGCTCAGGCCCAAGAACATGACCATCATCAGGAGTCACGTTATGAAGGGCGTTGCGGAGAGGGTCAGGGAAAGGCTCAGGGAGGGGGCCTTTGATAACGAGACCCCATTCAACGTCACCGAGGTTGAGGTCAACGTAACCCAGGAGATGGCACTCAAGGCCATCAACATGAGCGAGGAGAGGATAACCACTGCGGAGGAGCTCCTTGCCAACGTGACGCTCCCGGAGCAGAAGGAGTGGCTTGCCGAGAAGATGCTCAACCTTGCAAAGAAGGAGCTTGAGAGGGCAAAGGAGGCCTATGACGAAGGTAAGTACGGAAGGGCCTACGGACAGGCAACGGCGGCGAAGGCCCACGCTGAGTTTGTCATCAGGATAGCCTCAAAGGAGTGGAACATGAAGGTGAAGTTCGACCCGATGAGGAGGGCAGAGATAGCAATCCACCGCCTAGAAGCCCAGATAAAAGTCCTAGAAAAGGCCGGGATCGATGTCTCGGAATTAGAGAATCTGGTTGAGCAGCTCAAGGCCGCCATTGAGAACAACGACGTGGAGACTGCCAGTGCCCTCTTGATGAAGCTGGAAAGCACCCTCAGGGAGCTCTACATGAGCGGCAAGCCACATATAAAAGGCCATAGAAAGCTCCCCGTCCATGGGGGAGCCCCATGA
- a CDS encoding DUF4405 domain-containing protein has product MKWKAAPAWLRGIIDLALTVVFIVITISGIALYLAPSGRIADTLGWTFLGLDKDTWTNIHTYFGFAMVGLVAAHLIIGFKSMITMLRMGFRKTKWKPIAALLLVFALLAAGFYAYGTLIVEEENTEDTEVTYDYLDYLPNETINTTYTYVEITGTMLKSYTLQQLADLYGVPADELARVLKEDYGIEAEPDELLETIELKNGLDREVFKEELAAAIEKLLGLNSPVEGNETAEGGEG; this is encoded by the coding sequence ATGAAGTGGAAAGCGGCCCCGGCCTGGCTTAGGGGAATAATAGACCTCGCACTAACGGTTGTTTTTATAGTGATCACCATTTCTGGAATAGCCCTGTATTTAGCACCCTCTGGAAGGATAGCGGATACATTGGGCTGGACTTTCCTAGGGCTTGACAAGGACACGTGGACCAACATCCACACATATTTCGGCTTTGCCATGGTAGGTCTCGTGGCGGCTCACCTGATAATAGGGTTCAAGAGCATGATAACCATGCTCAGGATGGGCTTTAGGAAGACTAAGTGGAAGCCCATCGCTGCGCTGCTGCTCGTGTTCGCCCTCCTGGCAGCGGGGTTCTACGCTTACGGCACCTTGATCGTAGAGGAAGAGAACACGGAAGACACTGAGGTCACCTACGACTACTTGGACTACCTCCCGAACGAGACCATCAACACCACATACACCTACGTTGAAATCACCGGAACGATGCTCAAGAGCTATACGCTACAACAGCTCGCGGACCTCTACGGCGTCCCTGCGGACGAGCTGGCCAGAGTCCTGAAGGAAGACTATGGTATCGAAGCAGAGCCCGACGAACTCCTTGAGACCATCGAGCTCAAGAACGGCCTAGACAGGGAGGTCTTCAAGGAAGAGCTCGCCGCGGCGATTGAGAAGCTCCTGGGTTTAAACAGCCCAGTTGAGGGAAACGAAACAGCTGAAGGAGGTGAAGGCTGA
- a CDS encoding ribosome biogenesis/translation initiation ATPase RLI, with translation MRIAVIDYEKCNPDKCGHFLCERVCPVNRMGGEAIIIDEDNYKPIIQEASCTGCGICVHKCPFNAITIVNLPKELEEGCVHRYGVNAFVLYRLPVVKDGMVVGILGPNGTGKTTAVKILAGQLLPNLCGDNDSWDNVIRAFRGNELQTYFERLKNKEIRPVVKPQYVDLIPKAVKGKVRDLLKRADEIGAFDEVVDELELRNVLDRNIDQLSGGELQRVAIAAALLRNAHFYFFDEPSSYLDIRQRLKVARIIRKLADSGKAVLTVEHDLAVLDYLSDIIHVVYGKPGAYGIFSQPKGTRNGINEFLRGYLRDENVRFRPYEIRFTKSSERQSQAGEILVEYPRLVKDYGGFRLEAEPGTLYMGEVVSIVGPNGIGKTTFVKMLAGVEKPTEGEVDWELKVSYKPQYIKADYEGTVYDLLSKIDASKLLSNFYKTELLNPLGIPDLYDKQVNELSGGELQRVAITAALIRDADLYLLDEPSAYLDVEQRLAVSRAIRHLMEKEGKTALVVEHDVLMIDYISDRIMVFEGEPGKYGKALPPTGMREGMNRFLASVGVTFRRDPDTGRPRANKEGSVKDREQKEMGEYYYVSP, from the coding sequence ATGAGAATCGCGGTCATCGATTATGAGAAGTGCAACCCAGATAAGTGCGGTCACTTCCTGTGCGAGAGGGTCTGTCCAGTGAATAGAATGGGCGGTGAGGCCATAATAATAGACGAAGATAACTACAAGCCGATAATACAGGAAGCGAGCTGTACGGGCTGTGGAATCTGTGTCCACAAGTGCCCATTCAACGCGATAACGATAGTGAACCTCCCCAAGGAGCTTGAGGAAGGCTGCGTCCACCGCTACGGCGTCAATGCATTCGTCCTCTACCGACTGCCAGTCGTCAAGGACGGTATGGTCGTCGGAATCCTCGGGCCGAACGGAACGGGTAAGACCACCGCGGTCAAGATACTCGCTGGCCAGCTCCTCCCGAACCTCTGCGGCGACAACGACAGCTGGGACAACGTTATTAGGGCCTTCCGCGGCAACGAGCTCCAGACATACTTTGAGAGGCTGAAAAACAAAGAGATTAGACCCGTTGTCAAGCCCCAGTACGTCGATTTAATCCCCAAGGCAGTGAAGGGCAAGGTGAGGGACTTACTCAAGAGGGCAGACGAGATTGGAGCATTCGATGAAGTTGTTGATGAGCTCGAGCTCAGGAACGTCCTCGACAGGAACATAGACCAGCTAAGCGGTGGTGAGCTGCAGAGGGTTGCAATAGCCGCGGCTCTGCTCAGGAATGCACACTTCTACTTCTTTGACGAGCCCTCCAGCTACCTCGATATACGACAGCGTCTCAAGGTCGCGAGGATAATAAGGAAGCTTGCCGACTCAGGAAAGGCCGTCTTAACTGTCGAGCACGACCTGGCGGTTCTCGACTACCTGAGCGACATAATCCACGTCGTCTACGGTAAGCCTGGCGCTTATGGTATCTTCTCCCAGCCGAAGGGAACGAGAAACGGCATCAACGAGTTCCTCAGGGGTTACCTGAGAGACGAGAACGTTAGATTCAGACCCTACGAGATACGCTTCACCAAGTCCAGCGAGAGGCAGAGCCAGGCGGGCGAGATACTCGTTGAGTATCCGCGCCTCGTCAAGGACTACGGTGGGTTCAGACTGGAGGCCGAGCCGGGGACGCTCTACATGGGTGAAGTTGTCAGCATCGTCGGCCCGAACGGTATCGGTAAGACCACCTTCGTGAAGATGCTGGCCGGAGTGGAGAAGCCCACAGAGGGCGAGGTCGACTGGGAGCTCAAGGTCAGCTACAAGCCCCAGTACATCAAGGCAGACTATGAGGGAACGGTTTACGACCTCCTGAGCAAGATCGACGCCTCAAAGCTCCTCAGCAACTTCTACAAGACCGAGCTGTTAAACCCGCTGGGCATTCCAGACCTCTACGATAAGCAGGTGAACGAGCTGAGCGGTGGAGAACTGCAGAGGGTCGCCATAACCGCGGCGCTCATACGCGATGCCGACCTCTACCTGCTCGACGAGCCCTCGGCTTACCTCGACGTCGAGCAGCGCTTGGCTGTATCAAGGGCGATAAGGCACCTCATGGAGAAGGAAGGAAAGACTGCCCTGGTAGTCGAGCACGACGTCCTCATGATAGACTACATAAGCGACAGGATAATGGTCTTCGAGGGAGAGCCTGGCAAGTACGGTAAGGCTCTGCCGCCGACGGGAATGCGCGAGGGAATGAACCGCTTCCTGGCTAGTGTAGGAGTAACCTTCAGACGCGATCCGGATACTGGAAGGCCGAGGGCCAACAAGGAAGGAAGCGTCAAGGACAGGGAGCAGAAGGAAATGGGAGAGTACTACTACGTCTCTCCCTGA
- a CDS encoding DEAD/DEAH box helicase, whose protein sequence is MSIFEALKDLKGEIAHVRVFPPREGDFSDFRFNHREVNALLNELGFTLYRHQVEALEKLYSGKNIVVTTPTASGKSEIFRLAIFDSYLSNPRATYLLIYPTRALINNQYEKFSLEAFHFFRLTEKMPTASILTGDVPWEERRKILREKPNVIFTTPDMLHYNVLRRWRDYEWLLRNLRYLVVDELHTYRGVFGSNTAYLFRRLAFRLKRLGVKPQIIALSATLRNPREFAENIFKTKFEVVGEATNPFPRRYLILFEPRNLDERQLLRAVVERLAGRGIKTLVFFDSRKGTEKLLRFMLGSPVFTKTSTYKGTLPKNVRWEIERDFKEGRLLVLLTTNALELGIDIGDLDAVINYGIPPDGLFSLIQRFGRAGRKADREAINGIVLRKNGLDYYYKEHVDELVEKLEKGIIEYMPVNLRNEHIAKKHIHYLLTEVGVVEWDELDEFERKVAEKLVIERLASLRKNPLTGKLEVRPLRPALSYSSLRTASDESFFLLIDEPWIRAKLVEKRDIGELLRFINWLKLKGYVIEEVDTAEYHRSLLPGMAYFSRGELYMAKDRLSLGKFHFVFAKRLNRLWDVETFASKREDIEVLEVYESKSYKGAEVHLGRLRVRHVYTGFAVKGRDVGNYAAELVKLREEGILRGKIHSPVSGQRVETEEDFSILNWERFARVEFEKPLEWEFETEGIWLVFPDWIREIPHEEFSEFFRVAVEKGKENIAFALYENLDRRKLFPELLGATSHYIRKAIDDALQRFNIQDEELAFAIKKMVDSKDGVGSALHAIEHNMIKIAPIFTYVDSRELGGYSYASFPNPPHVGKPVVFIYDGNEFGAGLAPILYENAEKLMEKSLEHLKGCECKDGCPVCVLSPKCGTFNEFLDKWMAIRVWERLLKQPNKGQDF, encoded by the coding sequence ATGAGCATATTCGAGGCCCTCAAAGACCTCAAAGGCGAGATAGCCCACGTAAGAGTTTTTCCACCGAGGGAAGGTGATTTCTCGGATTTCCGGTTCAACCACCGTGAGGTAAATGCCCTCCTCAACGAGCTGGGCTTCACCCTCTACCGTCACCAGGTCGAGGCGCTGGAGAAGCTCTACTCCGGCAAAAACATCGTGGTAACCACTCCAACCGCGAGCGGAAAGAGCGAAATCTTCAGGCTTGCCATCTTTGACTCCTACCTCTCGAATCCTCGCGCAACGTATCTTCTCATTTATCCCACCCGCGCGCTTATCAACAACCAGTATGAGAAGTTCTCGCTCGAAGCCTTCCACTTCTTCAGGCTCACAGAAAAGATGCCGACGGCGAGTATCTTGACTGGCGACGTCCCGTGGGAGGAGAGGAGAAAGATACTCCGCGAGAAGCCGAACGTGATATTCACGACCCCCGACATGCTCCACTACAACGTCCTGAGGCGGTGGCGGGACTACGAATGGCTCCTGCGGAACCTCCGCTACCTCGTCGTTGATGAACTCCACACCTACCGCGGCGTCTTCGGCAGCAATACTGCCTACCTCTTCCGCAGGCTGGCCTTCAGGCTGAAACGCCTCGGAGTTAAGCCCCAGATAATAGCCCTCTCCGCGACGCTCAGGAATCCGAGGGAGTTTGCCGAGAACATATTCAAAACCAAGTTCGAGGTCGTGGGAGAGGCCACAAACCCCTTTCCGAGGAGGTACCTAATCCTCTTCGAGCCGAGGAACCTCGACGAGAGACAGCTCCTCAGGGCGGTCGTCGAGAGGCTGGCGGGGAGAGGAATCAAAACCCTTGTCTTCTTCGACTCGCGGAAGGGCACCGAGAAGCTCCTGCGCTTCATGCTTGGCTCCCCAGTTTTCACGAAAACGAGCACCTACAAGGGAACACTGCCAAAAAACGTCCGCTGGGAAATAGAGCGGGACTTCAAGGAGGGAAGGCTTTTAGTTCTACTCACCACGAACGCCCTCGAGCTGGGAATAGACATCGGAGATTTGGACGCAGTGATAAACTATGGCATCCCACCGGACGGCCTCTTCTCGCTCATCCAGCGCTTCGGCAGGGCTGGGAGAAAAGCGGACAGAGAGGCTATCAACGGTATCGTCCTGAGGAAGAACGGACTCGACTATTACTACAAGGAGCACGTGGATGAGCTCGTCGAGAAGCTTGAGAAGGGCATAATCGAGTATATGCCCGTCAACCTGAGGAACGAGCACATAGCGAAGAAGCACATCCACTACCTCCTCACCGAGGTCGGAGTGGTTGAGTGGGATGAGCTGGACGAGTTCGAGAGGAAGGTTGCGGAAAAGCTCGTCATCGAGAGGCTCGCCTCACTCAGAAAGAACCCCCTGACTGGAAAGCTCGAGGTCAGGCCCCTGAGGCCAGCTCTTAGTTATTCCTCACTTAGAACGGCGAGCGACGAGAGCTTCTTCCTGCTCATAGACGAGCCCTGGATAAGAGCCAAGCTCGTGGAAAAACGGGACATTGGCGAGCTTCTCCGCTTCATTAACTGGCTCAAGCTCAAGGGCTACGTAATTGAGGAGGTTGATACGGCCGAGTACCACCGCTCCCTCCTTCCGGGTATGGCCTACTTCTCGAGGGGAGAGCTCTACATGGCGAAGGACCGATTGAGCCTCGGCAAGTTCCACTTCGTCTTTGCCAAGAGACTCAACCGCCTCTGGGACGTTGAGACCTTCGCGAGCAAGAGGGAGGATATCGAGGTGCTCGAAGTTTACGAGAGCAAGTCTTACAAGGGGGCCGAGGTTCACCTGGGCAGGCTTAGGGTCAGGCACGTTTACACGGGCTTTGCGGTTAAGGGCAGGGACGTTGGAAACTACGCCGCCGAGCTGGTGAAGCTCAGGGAGGAGGGAATCCTCCGCGGGAAGATACACTCTCCTGTAAGCGGCCAGAGGGTTGAAACTGAGGAGGACTTCTCCATACTCAACTGGGAACGCTTTGCCAGAGTCGAGTTTGAAAAACCCTTGGAGTGGGAGTTTGAGACCGAGGGAATATGGCTCGTCTTCCCGGACTGGATTCGGGAAATTCCCCACGAGGAGTTCAGCGAGTTCTTCAGGGTGGCGGTGGAGAAGGGGAAAGAAAACATCGCCTTCGCCCTCTACGAGAACCTCGACAGGAGGAAGCTCTTCCCCGAGCTGTTAGGAGCGACGAGCCACTACATCAGGAAGGCGATTGATGATGCCCTCCAGCGCTTCAACATTCAAGACGAGGAGCTCGCCTTCGCGATAAAGAAGATGGTGGACAGCAAGGACGGGGTAGGCTCTGCGTTACACGCCATAGAGCACAATATGATAAAGATAGCCCCAATCTTCACCTACGTGGATTCGAGGGAGCTTGGCGGCTACAGCTACGCGAGCTTTCCTAATCCACCCCACGTAGGGAAGCCAGTGGTGTTTATCTACGACGGCAATGAGTTCGGCGCTGGGCTGGCGCCAATACTCTACGAGAACGCCGAAAAACTGATGGAGAAGAGTTTAGAGCACCTGAAGGGCTGCGAATGCAAAGACGGCTGCCCCGTCTGCGTTCTCTCGCCCAAGTGCGGCACCTTCAATGAGTTCCTCGATAAGTGGATGGCGATAAGGGTGTGGGAGAGATTGCTTAAACAACCCAACAAAGGGCAAGATTTTTAA